The following proteins come from a genomic window of Alicyclobacillus dauci:
- a CDS encoding ArsR/SmtB family transcription factor yields the protein MEHSQDACCNVVHLDSLNDCVEQLETHVVDDLSETFKALADPTRIRILYNLSKRELCVCGLAELLDMTQSAVSHQLRHLRDLRLVKNRREGNTIYYRHDDAHIMGLLQMGIDHATHINHESASAKGSINEHA from the coding sequence TTGGAGCATAGTCAAGATGCATGTTGTAACGTAGTTCACTTAGATTCACTAAATGACTGTGTTGAGCAACTAGAAACTCACGTCGTTGATGATCTGTCTGAAACGTTTAAAGCCCTCGCGGACCCAACGCGAATTCGCATTCTGTATAACCTCTCCAAGCGGGAACTATGTGTTTGCGGTTTAGCTGAATTATTAGATATGACGCAATCTGCGGTATCGCATCAGTTACGGCATCTCCGTGATCTACGTTTGGTGAAAAACCGCAGGGAAGGCAATACCATTTATTATCGTCACGATGATGCACACATTATGGGGTTACTACAAATGGGGATCGACCATGCGACACACATAAATCACGAGAGTGCGTCGGCTAAGGGGTCAATAAATGAGCACGCATAG
- a CDS encoding manganese efflux pump MntP, which produces MFTNYEEVIELFFLTLTLGIDVFFVGASLGTGKVSSRSLKLFLIYVGVFHLLFSFAGITVGTYLHMLMGDFSEILGGIIIISTGFFFLVGTIRDRKENEVLLQSKTVSLAFAVSTECFSTGIGVSMHLHIILAILFAFTFVGVVSGYLGIRLGRKIGNDYGLSGSFLGSICLVAVGCLFLVW; this is translated from the coding sequence GTGTTTACGAATTACGAAGAAGTCATTGAGTTGTTTTTCCTGACATTAACACTAGGTATTGATGTGTTTTTCGTTGGTGCAAGTCTTGGAACAGGCAAGGTAAGTTCGAGATCATTAAAACTTTTTTTAATATATGTTGGGGTCTTTCACCTTTTGTTCTCCTTCGCTGGGATTACTGTTGGTACCTATCTGCATATGCTAATGGGTGATTTTTCGGAGATACTTGGTGGAATAATTATTATTTCCACAGGTTTCTTCTTTTTGGTTGGTACAATTCGTGATCGCAAGGAAAATGAAGTTTTGCTTCAATCAAAAACTGTATCCCTCGCATTCGCAGTTAGTACGGAATGCTTTTCTACTGGGATCGGCGTTTCAATGCATCTTCACATTATTTTGGCTATACTCTTTGCATTTACTTTTGTTGGGGTAGTGTCGGGGTATCTCGGTATACGACTTGGTCGGAAAATCGGAAATGATTACGGATTATCAGGGAGCTTCTTGGGTTCAATATGCTTGGTTGCTGTCGGTTGCTTGTTTTTGGTCTGGTGA
- a CDS encoding cadmium resistance transporter: MATDTPNSSIQMKTDDEDDAMLTVYSALLTGCISFAATNIDDIFVLTALFSQSDSVKRKAYIVAGQYLGMCLLIILSSIGALGALIIPKTWLGLLGIVPIYLGVKMFYTKEEAKTNSRNVLIDLNTYKVMLIVIGNGVDNLSVYIPLFAQGHWVHQAIVVIIFLILTGVWCWIAYKVVYNPWLGKFIQSYGHLAVPIILIGIGGYIMLEAGSFSIFGTR, encoded by the coding sequence TTGGCAACCGATACTCCAAATAGCTCTATCCAAATGAAAACTGATGATGAGGACGACGCCATGCTTACCGTCTATTCAGCCTTGTTAACTGGGTGTATATCATTTGCTGCTACAAACATAGACGATATTTTCGTTCTTACGGCCCTTTTTTCACAATCTGATTCAGTGAAGCGAAAAGCATATATTGTTGCCGGTCAGTATTTGGGCATGTGTTTGCTTATTATACTGAGTTCCATAGGGGCACTTGGAGCACTGATTATCCCAAAGACATGGTTGGGATTGCTCGGCATCGTCCCCATTTATTTGGGTGTAAAAATGTTCTATACAAAAGAAGAGGCGAAAACCAATTCCCGGAACGTATTGATTGATTTGAACACCTACAAAGTAATGCTCATTGTGATTGGTAATGGAGTTGATAACCTTAGTGTGTACATTCCTTTGTTCGCGCAAGGACACTGGGTCCACCAGGCAATTGTGGTGATCATTTTCCTCATTCTTACTGGAGTGTGGTGTTGGATCGCCTACAAAGTCGTATACAACCCATGGTTGGGTAAATTTATACAGAGCTACGGACACCTAGCGGTCCCCATAATTCTAATTGGGATCGGAGGATACATTATGCTAGAGGCAGGGTCTTTCTCCATCTTTGGTACACGTTAA
- a CDS encoding manganese efflux pump MntP, whose product MGWLSACITANLIGIGSNFDNCCTGIAYGSGKIKFPHWVNAIVNTVGFFTTLLGAYAGEIISHYLNASQASWTACSVLVCIGLFFWYSAYIHPHISQKQEQTRLQKPGWRQGIVLGLALSFTNLVTGFGATISNAASFWATVTSVTIWGYIMIWLGNVIGIGVLARLLGRYSSFVAGLLLIAVGIHQVY is encoded by the coding sequence TTGGGTTGGTTAAGTGCATGTATTACAGCAAATTTGATTGGTATCGGTTCTAACTTTGACAACTGTTGTACTGGAATCGCATACGGCAGTGGTAAAATAAAGTTCCCCCACTGGGTAAATGCTATCGTCAATACTGTCGGATTTTTCACAACTCTCCTCGGGGCATATGCTGGGGAGATCATCTCACACTACCTTAATGCGAGTCAGGCGTCATGGACAGCCTGCAGTGTACTTGTTTGTATTGGATTGTTTTTCTGGTATTCAGCGTACATTCATCCCCACATTTCTCAGAAACAAGAACAAACGCGTTTGCAAAAACCAGGGTGGAGACAAGGAATCGTTTTGGGTTTAGCACTGTCATTCACGAATTTGGTCACTGGGTTCGGAGCCACAATCTCCAATGCGGCGTCATTTTGGGCAACCGTTACCAGTGTAACGATCTGGGGATACATCATGATTTGGCTTGGCAACGTTATCGGCATCGGTGTACTTGCAAGATTGTTGGGGAGATACTCTTCATTTGTTGCTGGCTTATTACTGATTGCGGTTGGTATCCATCAAGTTTACTAG
- a CDS encoding Nramp family divalent metal transporter has protein sequence MSAPSAQIEESKTVIAARAVITNQKRGIRALIPFLGPAFIAAIAYVDPGNFATNIQSGSEFGYKLLWVVVLANLMAMLLQNLSAKLGIATGKNLPEMIREYCPRWLSYIMWGFSEVAAMATDLAEFLGATLGLNLLFHIPMMIAMILTGITTYLILMLDRFGFRPLEKFIAAFVIVIALCYVVETILSKPQFSQIVYHSVVPWMGNSNAVLLAVGVIGATVMPHAVYLHSGLTQNRIVPRDDMEKRKIGRFNTREVVIALTLAGFVNLSMMYMSASVFNGTGHTQIADISTAYQTLTPLLGSASAAVFLVSLLASGFSSSAVGTMAGQIIMQGFVGFTIPLWIRRVATMIPPAAIIMLGVDSTQALVISQVILSLVLPAPVIALVYFTRRRDIMGVLVNKRIVTVLAIMSTIVIVALNLLLLYLTFGGSIPGLT, from the coding sequence ATGAGTGCACCGTCAGCTCAAATTGAAGAAAGTAAGACTGTTATCGCAGCTCGCGCGGTAATTACAAATCAAAAAAGGGGGATTCGCGCTCTAATTCCATTTCTAGGTCCTGCTTTTATTGCAGCCATCGCCTATGTGGATCCTGGAAACTTCGCGACAAACATTCAGAGCGGTTCAGAATTTGGCTACAAGCTTCTTTGGGTTGTTGTTCTTGCAAATCTGATGGCAATGCTCCTACAAAACTTATCAGCTAAACTCGGCATTGCGACAGGTAAAAACCTCCCGGAAATGATAAGAGAATACTGCCCGCGTTGGTTGTCTTACATTATGTGGGGTTTTTCCGAGGTTGCAGCAATGGCAACCGACCTTGCTGAATTTTTGGGCGCGACGCTCGGTTTAAATTTGCTGTTTCATATTCCAATGATGATTGCCATGATCCTAACCGGTATTACGACGTACTTGATTTTAATGCTCGATCGCTTTGGCTTTAGACCGCTGGAAAAGTTTATAGCGGCATTCGTCATCGTTATTGCGCTGTGCTATGTAGTGGAGACCATATTATCGAAACCGCAGTTCAGCCAAATTGTGTACCACAGTGTCGTGCCTTGGATGGGTAACAGTAATGCAGTTTTGTTGGCAGTGGGCGTGATCGGTGCAACCGTGATGCCTCACGCGGTTTATCTACATTCCGGACTAACCCAAAACCGAATTGTTCCACGGGACGACATGGAGAAACGAAAAATTGGTCGTTTCAACACACGTGAAGTCGTTATTGCATTAACACTCGCAGGGTTCGTAAATTTATCCATGATGTATATGTCAGCTTCCGTTTTCAACGGGACTGGACACACGCAGATCGCAGACATATCCACTGCATATCAAACGTTAACACCGTTGCTCGGCTCAGCCTCAGCCGCTGTATTTCTGGTCTCCTTACTAGCTTCTGGATTCTCAAGTTCCGCAGTCGGAACGATGGCAGGTCAGATTATCATGCAAGGTTTTGTAGGCTTTACCATTCCACTCTGGATTCGCCGCGTAGCTACAATGATTCCGCCAGCAGCAATTATTATGCTCGGAGTAGATTCAACACAAGCTCTTGTCATCAGCCAGGTTATACTTAGCCTCGTTCTTCCTGCACCTGTCATAGCTCTCGTTTACTTTACAAGGCGTCGGGACATCATGGGTGTACTGGTCAATAAACGGATCGTAACTGTCTTAGCGATAATGAGTACGATTGTTATCGTGGCCCTAAACCTGTTGCTGCTGTATCTCACGTTTGGCGGATCCATTCCGGGATTAACTTAA
- a CDS encoding metal-dependent transcriptional regulator, translated as MPFSPTQEDYLEAIWDLTMRHGYVRVKDVATTLEINSSAVSKMIEKLHKDGIVERRRYMGFRMTPDGYQRGQKLHERRTVIKAFLERMELDSSDTVHQTVEGVEHYVSDEVLNNMRHFLDFIQLHPQWWEQYRNWRKFDNVQNEDVQNDESFNP; from the coding sequence ATGCCCTTTAGTCCGACACAAGAAGACTATCTTGAGGCGATTTGGGATTTGACCATGAGGCATGGATACGTCCGAGTGAAAGATGTCGCAACGACATTAGAGATCAACAGCTCCGCTGTGAGCAAGATGATTGAGAAACTTCATAAAGATGGCATCGTAGAGCGCAGGCGTTACATGGGGTTTCGAATGACTCCTGATGGGTATCAGCGAGGTCAAAAATTACATGAACGAAGAACCGTCATCAAAGCATTCTTGGAACGTATGGAGTTGGATAGCTCAGATACGGTACACCAAACGGTTGAAGGTGTTGAACATTATGTTTCAGACGAGGTATTGAACAACATGAGACATTTCCTCGATTTCATTCAACTGCACCCACAATGGTGGGAGCAGTATCGTAATTGGCGAAAGTTCGACAATGTACAGAATGAAGATGTACAGAATGATGAATCGTTCAATCCTTGA
- the argJ gene encoding bifunctional ornithine acetyltransferase/N-acetylglutamate synthase produces MKRLEGGVTAPKGFMASGIRAGVKKEGRDVALVYSTREANVAATFTTNVVKAAPVVLSQETVGKRPVGRAVVINSGNANACTGDVGLRDAAQMRESVAVGLGIANRDVLVASTGVIGVPLPIETVCAGIRTACAELGETREAGTAAAEAIMTTDTYVKEMAVSVEIDGKTVTVGGMAKGSGMIHPNMATMLAVLTTDGSVDAATLQALLRETVADTYNMISVDGDTSTNDTVFMMANGLAGNDTVTGTHPDYGVFRDAVRYVCTFLAKRIVGDGEGASKLLEVQVSGAATSTDARVLAKSVINSNLVKTAFFGEDANWGRILAAMGYSGASFDAAGVSIAFESAAGRIDLMKAGEPERFDEDVASGILKEREIVIDIHLRDGDGRATAWGCDLSYDYVRINGDYRT; encoded by the coding sequence ATGAAGCGATTGGAAGGTGGCGTGACGGCGCCAAAGGGGTTTATGGCATCCGGGATTCGTGCGGGGGTCAAAAAGGAAGGCAGAGATGTTGCGCTGGTCTACAGTACGCGTGAAGCCAACGTGGCGGCGACGTTCACGACGAACGTAGTGAAGGCGGCACCGGTTGTGTTGTCGCAGGAGACGGTTGGCAAACGGCCTGTGGGCCGGGCGGTTGTCATCAACAGCGGCAATGCGAATGCGTGTACGGGTGACGTGGGATTGCGAGACGCGGCGCAGATGCGCGAGTCTGTGGCAGTTGGGTTGGGGATTGCGAATCGGGATGTCTTGGTGGCGTCGACGGGTGTGATTGGGGTGCCGTTGCCGATCGAGACGGTGTGTGCCGGAATTCGCACGGCATGTGCGGAGTTGGGGGAGACGCGGGAGGCAGGTACAGCTGCGGCAGAGGCAATTATGACGACGGATACATATGTGAAGGAAATGGCGGTGAGCGTTGAGATCGATGGGAAGACGGTGACTGTCGGGGGGATGGCGAAAGGGTCCGGCATGATCCATCCGAACATGGCGACGATGCTTGCCGTGCTCACGACAGACGGCTCCGTTGACGCGGCGACGCTGCAGGCATTGCTCCGGGAGACGGTCGCGGACACGTACAACATGATTTCCGTTGATGGTGATACGAGTACGAATGATACGGTCTTCATGATGGCAAACGGGCTGGCGGGGAATGACACGGTGACGGGAACGCATCCGGATTACGGTGTGTTTCGGGATGCAGTTCGGTATGTTTGTACGTTTTTGGCGAAGCGGATCGTTGGGGATGGCGAAGGGGCATCGAAGCTTCTGGAGGTGCAGGTCTCGGGTGCTGCGACGAGTACCGACGCACGTGTGCTGGCGAAGAGTGTCATCAACTCGAATTTGGTGAAGACGGCCTTTTTTGGTGAAGACGCGAATTGGGGCCGGATTCTCGCAGCCATGGGGTACTCGGGTGCTTCGTTTGATGCGGCGGGTGTTTCCATTGCATTTGAGAGTGCTGCTGGGCGTATTGATTTGATGAAGGCTGGAGAGCCGGAGCGTTTTGATGAGGATGTGGCGAGTGGGATTCTGAAGGAGCGGGAGATCGTGATCGACATTCACCTCCGCGATGGCGACGGTCGAGCGACGGCATGGGGCTGCGATTTGAGCTACGACTATGTGCGGATCAACGGGGACTACCGGACGTAA
- the pepF gene encoding oligoendopeptidase F: MLDRLTRDAAPKELTWNLDDLFTSDETWSNEVEAILNDAEHFTRFKGHLVDSPDVLLECLEAQEKLDERIVRVTTYASLRQSEDGTNPLNQANADKSAALVAEVGAKLSFIQSEILAMPDGVIDGFIQKTTGLKPFEKTLRQLLEFKPYQLSPDTETALAALGQTFGAPYVIYSRSKLSDMQFDSATDANGNHRPVSFALYEDIYEFTPDTELRRNANQSFVKTLNQYKNTFASAYATQVNQEVTMARLRGFSSTTEMLLFNQQVTLDMYNNLLDVIQTELAPHMRRLAKLRQRLHGLDKMLFCDLKVPLDPDFNPQTTISDASKMILDAVQILGPEYSKNIEVALRDRYVDYVDNVGKSTGAFCSSPFGVHPYILITWGDTMRSAFVLAHELGHAGHFAMANKYQRIGNTRPSMYFIEAPSTMNEMLLADHVLKHTTDPRMRRWVISQLLGTYYHNYVTHLLEGELQRRVYRLAESGKAITAKLLSEQKAELLTNFWGDAVEIDEGASLTWMRQPHYYMGLYPYTYSAGLTAATAVAKKIREEGESVASRWVEVLKAGGTMRPLELMQMAGVDMSTRQPISDAVAYVGSLVDELEASFAAEVK; this comes from the coding sequence ATGTTGGATCGTTTGACAAGAGATGCTGCACCGAAAGAACTCACCTGGAACCTGGACGACCTATTCACCTCTGATGAAACTTGGTCGAATGAAGTGGAAGCCATTCTCAACGACGCTGAACACTTCACACGATTTAAAGGGCATCTCGTTGACTCGCCTGACGTTCTGCTAGAATGTTTGGAAGCGCAGGAAAAGCTGGATGAACGCATCGTCCGCGTCACGACATATGCTTCGTTGCGCCAGTCCGAAGACGGAACGAACCCGCTCAATCAAGCAAACGCCGACAAATCCGCCGCTTTAGTCGCCGAGGTCGGTGCCAAGCTATCCTTCATTCAGTCCGAGATATTGGCTATGCCGGATGGCGTGATCGACGGTTTTATCCAGAAGACCACTGGCCTCAAACCGTTCGAGAAGACGCTCAGGCAACTGCTGGAATTCAAACCCTACCAACTGTCGCCCGATACGGAAACGGCGTTGGCGGCACTTGGACAAACATTCGGAGCGCCTTACGTCATATACTCCCGCAGCAAATTATCCGACATGCAATTTGACTCCGCAACAGATGCAAACGGCAACCATCGCCCAGTCTCGTTCGCACTCTACGAAGACATCTACGAATTCACACCGGACACCGAGTTGAGGCGGAACGCCAACCAGTCGTTCGTCAAGACGCTCAACCAGTACAAGAATACATTCGCGTCCGCTTACGCAACACAGGTCAACCAAGAAGTAACCATGGCTCGCCTGCGAGGCTTCTCATCCACAACGGAGATGCTGCTCTTCAACCAACAAGTGACACTTGACATGTACAACAATCTGCTGGACGTCATTCAGACCGAGCTCGCACCGCACATGCGGAGGCTCGCGAAGCTGCGTCAGCGTCTCCATGGTCTCGACAAAATGTTGTTCTGCGACTTAAAAGTCCCGCTCGATCCCGATTTCAACCCCCAAACCACCATCTCCGACGCCTCGAAGATGATTCTCGACGCCGTGCAAATACTCGGTCCCGAGTACAGCAAAAACATCGAGGTGGCCTTGCGGGATCGATATGTGGATTATGTGGATAACGTGGGGAAATCCACTGGGGCATTCTGCTCGAGCCCATTCGGCGTACACCCGTATATTCTCATCACTTGGGGCGACACCATGCGCAGCGCCTTTGTCCTCGCGCACGAGCTGGGACACGCTGGGCATTTCGCAATGGCAAACAAGTACCAGCGGATCGGCAACACGCGTCCGTCCATGTACTTCATCGAAGCGCCATCGACGATGAACGAAATGCTCCTTGCCGATCACGTCCTCAAACACACCACCGACCCACGCATGCGCCGCTGGGTCATCAGCCAGCTGCTTGGCACCTACTACCACAACTACGTCACACACTTGCTCGAGGGAGAACTGCAACGTCGTGTCTACCGGCTCGCCGAGTCCGGCAAGGCCATCACGGCCAAACTGCTCTCCGAGCAGAAAGCCGAGCTGCTTACGAACTTTTGGGGTGATGCCGTCGAGATCGACGAAGGTGCGAGCCTCACATGGATGCGGCAGCCGCACTACTACATGGGACTCTACCCGTACACCTATTCCGCGGGTCTCACGGCAGCAACCGCCGTCGCCAAGAAAATTCGCGAAGAAGGCGAATCTGTTGCATCGCGCTGGGTAGAAGTTCTCAAAGCCGGCGGAACCATGCGCCCGCTTGAGCTGATGCAAATGGCCGGCGTGGACATGTCAACCCGCCAGCCCATTTCCGACGCGGTCGCATATGTGGGCAGCCTTGTGGATGAATTAGAGGCAAGCTTCGCGGCGGAAGTCAAATAA
- a CDS encoding MltG/YceG/YrrL family protein, with protein MKEPFIKSNPLIRSVLHKSFEQAMKDLGLPEIPQDMFMNEIKPYLRVAGSLFDDSQDTLNKLWRAIMRGEIIVTESEGETFLLYVRGRIGQKVIDIRFSCRLHTWHIDAVVSMHYQTIRSFPWIYRVAFAVSIVIAGVIGYAIHPSGASVLAASGGSTVNSSASAEAKTSVTGNATAGATTPPADSNGTVNGTANTTQPTPATNTAKTDASKQKTLTFTLKPGMSVHDVSMFLHAHNLIHEDAVKFDMVLKHAGIDRDIRPGKYTFKTGMTQNQILGVLKAKPSK; from the coding sequence ATGAAAGAACCCTTTATTAAGTCGAACCCCTTGATTCGTTCCGTCCTCCATAAATCGTTTGAACAGGCGATGAAAGACCTTGGACTGCCTGAGATTCCACAAGATATGTTTATGAATGAGATCAAACCGTACTTACGCGTTGCCGGCAGCCTATTTGATGATAGTCAGGACACCCTGAATAAGCTGTGGCGCGCCATCATGCGCGGTGAAATTATTGTCACGGAATCTGAAGGGGAAACATTCCTTCTCTATGTGCGAGGCCGGATTGGTCAAAAGGTCATAGATATTCGCTTCTCGTGTCGCCTTCACACGTGGCATATTGACGCGGTGGTTTCTATGCACTACCAAACGATTCGTAGCTTTCCTTGGATCTACCGGGTGGCCTTCGCCGTGTCTATCGTCATAGCGGGGGTCATCGGATATGCCATTCATCCATCGGGGGCCAGTGTGCTGGCGGCTTCAGGCGGATCGACCGTGAATAGCTCAGCCAGTGCGGAGGCAAAGACGTCTGTGACCGGCAATGCGACCGCAGGTGCCACGACACCACCTGCGGATTCCAACGGGACGGTGAATGGTACGGCGAATACAACGCAGCCGACTCCGGCCACAAACACGGCAAAGACAGATGCTTCTAAGCAGAAAACACTTACGTTTACACTGAAGCCCGGCATGTCAGTGCACGACGTTTCCATGTTTCTGCACGCGCACAATCTGATTCACGAGGACGCCGTCAAGTTTGACATGGTCTTAAAGCATGCCGGCATCGATCGCGACATTCGCCCCGGCAAATACACATTCAAAACCGGCATGACGCAGAACCAGATCCTCGGCGTGCTGAAGGCGAAGCCGTCGAAGTAA
- a CDS encoding uracil/xanthine transporter encodes MRISHQTSTNAFFHSFAGLQWLSFMFANTVVIPLSVGAVLHLSPEVIAGMMSRSFMLTGLACLIQVLLGHRLPLMEGQSGIWWGSILSLVTVFTSSGLSLGAIGGGMELAVLVTGVFVVLFGVLGLDRILTRIFNSMVMTVLLFLLSAQLIHIFFLGMMGIGGTHTQIQPGTAAVSIGIVVIVMLITIFGRGVLGNFSILIGMIVGWIAFALLFGGQPADAPSLASMIQTFSWGTPRYSTGILVSMVVIGIINSTNTIATLRAAEPVFDEEIGSPSYRRSFMVTGIFTILSGLFSVVPYAPYTSSIGFLRTTRIIQRLPFIIGALMFILLGAIPQLVGFFSTMPISVGDAVLFVAYLQLFGSALHNIEGVQFNFRTIFRVALPTLAGLAVLSTPSQAFTTLPGIMQPICSNGMLVGIMLSVILEFAIKWRGLDG; translated from the coding sequence TTGCGTATCAGTCATCAGACAAGCACGAATGCGTTTTTTCACAGCTTTGCCGGTCTTCAGTGGCTCAGCTTCATGTTTGCCAATACCGTCGTCATTCCCCTGTCAGTTGGGGCCGTACTGCATTTATCTCCCGAAGTGATTGCGGGAATGATGTCCCGTTCCTTTATGCTAACGGGACTCGCATGTCTCATCCAGGTTCTGCTGGGCCACCGTTTGCCTCTCATGGAAGGGCAGTCGGGGATTTGGTGGGGGTCCATTTTAAGTCTTGTCACAGTTTTTACGTCCAGTGGACTTTCCTTAGGTGCCATCGGCGGAGGTATGGAGCTTGCCGTTCTCGTCACCGGCGTATTTGTCGTGTTGTTTGGGGTTCTCGGTTTAGATCGCATTCTTACACGAATTTTCAATTCCATGGTCATGACTGTTCTGCTTTTCCTCTTGTCTGCGCAGCTCATCCATATCTTTTTTCTCGGTATGATGGGTATCGGTGGCACACATACGCAAATTCAGCCAGGGACCGCAGCTGTCTCCATTGGCATTGTCGTTATAGTCATGCTCATCACGATTTTCGGCCGAGGCGTTCTCGGAAATTTCTCCATTCTTATCGGTATGATTGTCGGCTGGATCGCATTTGCACTCTTGTTTGGTGGACAACCAGCGGATGCACCGAGCCTAGCCAGCATGATCCAGACTTTTTCCTGGGGGACACCGCGTTATTCAACAGGCATTCTCGTTTCCATGGTCGTCATTGGTATCATCAATTCCACGAACACGATCGCGACCTTACGCGCTGCCGAGCCTGTATTCGACGAGGAAATTGGCTCACCTAGCTATCGCCGCTCCTTCATGGTCACTGGCATCTTCACTATATTATCGGGCCTTTTTTCCGTTGTTCCATATGCGCCGTATACGTCATCTATCGGCTTCCTGCGCACCACTCGTATCATTCAGCGGCTACCTTTTATCATCGGCGCGCTCATGTTCATCTTACTAGGTGCCATTCCGCAGCTGGTCGGCTTCTTTTCAACCATGCCTATCAGCGTGGGTGATGCGGTTTTGTTCGTGGCGTATTTACAACTGTTCGGGTCCGCCCTCCACAACATTGAGGGGGTTCAGTTCAACTTTCGGACGATTTTCCGAGTCGCTCTTCCCACTCTGGCCGGACTCGCTGTCCTCAGTACGCCGTCTCAAGCCTTCACGACACTGCCTGGAATCATGCAACCTATCTGTTCCAACGGCATGCTGGTCGGCATCATGTTATCAGTCATTCTCGAATTCGCCATCAAATGGCGTGGATTGGACGGGTGA
- a CDS encoding TetR/AcrR family transcriptional regulator produces the protein MPRTSQQNEEIRQKRIKEILTAAMHVYLEKGVRGSEIGDIAERAGIARGLVYHYYKDKLSLFRALFEQSQESARAFINSTLNTEQPPLVRLQTFFQHFMRSTLEQPYYVRFYSTLHYDAPLVYGDEAQSFMETFANSVFGPLRRVMREAMDEGVIREADPNLAANLFWGAIVGGMNEFMQRPDAPIFEVRLKQLMELTFEGFLAKR, from the coding sequence TTGCCACGTACCTCTCAGCAGAATGAGGAAATTCGCCAAAAACGTATAAAAGAGATACTCACAGCTGCGATGCACGTCTACTTGGAAAAAGGTGTACGCGGGTCCGAGATCGGTGACATTGCGGAACGAGCCGGTATTGCACGAGGGCTCGTGTATCACTACTACAAAGATAAACTTTCTCTCTTTCGTGCGCTATTTGAACAATCGCAGGAGTCTGCTAGAGCGTTTATCAACAGCACATTGAACACCGAGCAGCCGCCTTTAGTCCGTCTGCAAACATTCTTTCAACACTTTATGAGATCTACACTCGAGCAACCGTACTACGTACGCTTTTACTCGACGCTACATTATGACGCTCCTTTAGTGTATGGAGACGAAGCCCAATCATTTATGGAAACGTTTGCTAACAGTGTGTTCGGCCCATTGCGCAGGGTGATGCGCGAGGCGATGGATGAAGGAGTGATTCGCGAAGCTGATCCCAACCTTGCTGCCAATTTGTTCTGGGGCGCAATTGTGGGCGGTATGAACGAATTTATGCAAAGACCCGATGCACCAATTTTCGAGGTTCGTTTAAAGCAACTGATGGAACTAACATTTGAAGGATTTTTAGCTAAGCGCTAG